Proteins from one Halobacteriovoraceae bacterium genomic window:
- the fadA gene encoding acetyl-CoA C-acyltransferase FadA — MNQAVIVDAIRTPMSKSKNGVFRNVRAEELTAHLMNAILERNQKLDPSEIEDIIWGCVQQTLEQGYNIARNSQLATKIPLSVSAQTVNRLCGSSMSALHIAAQAIMAGQGEVYLIGGTEHMGHVPMTHGVDFNPKLSQTTAKAAGAMGLTAELLGRMHGITREKQDQFALRSHQRAAKATEEGRFKDEIIPTLGHDENGLPFLVTEDEVFRKDASLEAMNSLRPVFDPVNGTVTAGNSSALSDGASAILVMSEKRAKELGLKPMARIVSMAAAGCNASIMGYGPVPAVKKALKRANKKIEEIDLFELNEAFAAQSLPVLKDLGLLDVMEEKVNVNGGAIALGHPLGCSGARITTTLLHEMKKRNLKWGISTMCIGMGQGVATIVEMI; from the coding sequence ATGAATCAAGCAGTAATAGTTGACGCCATCAGAACTCCGATGTCGAAGTCAAAAAATGGTGTGTTTCGAAATGTACGTGCCGAAGAATTAACTGCACATTTAATGAATGCTATATTAGAGAGAAACCAAAAACTAGACCCGTCTGAAATAGAAGATATTATATGGGGATGTGTCCAGCAAACCCTTGAACAAGGTTACAATATTGCAAGAAACTCTCAACTTGCAACAAAAATTCCTTTATCTGTATCGGCTCAAACCGTCAATCGACTTTGCGGCTCTTCAATGTCGGCCTTACATATAGCCGCCCAGGCGATCATGGCCGGACAAGGAGAAGTTTATTTAATCGGAGGAACAGAGCATATGGGACATGTCCCAATGACTCATGGGGTAGACTTCAATCCAAAACTCTCCCAAACAACAGCAAAGGCCGCGGGGGCGATGGGGCTAACGGCAGAGTTACTCGGGAGAATGCACGGAATAACGAGAGAAAAGCAAGATCAATTTGCACTCAGAAGTCATCAACGTGCAGCTAAAGCAACAGAAGAGGGAAGATTTAAAGATGAAATCATCCCAACATTAGGACACGACGAAAATGGACTTCCATTTCTTGTGACAGAGGATGAAGTTTTTAGAAAAGATGCAAGTCTAGAAGCAATGAATTCATTAAGACCTGTTTTTGATCCGGTGAATGGGACTGTCACAGCGGGAAATTCTTCTGCGCTTTCAGATGGAGCGTCGGCCATTCTTGTAATGTCAGAAAAAAGAGCTAAAGAATTAGGTCTTAAACCCATGGCCAGAATTGTTTCCATGGCCGCAGCAGGATGCAATGCTTCGATTATGGGATATGGGCCTGTACCAGCTGTTAAAAAGGCACTTAAAAGGGCCAATAAAAAAATAGAAGAGATCGATCTGTTTGAATTGAATGAAGCATTTGCAGCACAATCTCTTCCAGTCTTAAAGGATTTAGGTCTTTTGGATGTAATGGAAGAAAAAGTTAATGTTAACGGTGGTGCCATTGCTTTGGGACACCCACTTGGATGCTCAGGAGCAAGGATAACAACTACCCTACTCCATGAAATGAAAAAGAGAAATCTTAAATGGGGAATCTCGACAATGTGTATTGGAATGGGGCAAGGAGTTGCAACAATAGTAGAAATGATCTGA
- the fadB gene encoding fatty acid oxidation complex subunit alpha FadB, with protein MLMDGNCLQLKNENGVLHLIFDRKNESVNVFNAQTVEEFIKATDIITKQSDIRGLILYSAKNNFVMGADITEFIGKMALKDEDMKAWLVAVNNSFNKIEDLPYPTVSAITGFALGGGFEVSLSTTYRICTPKARVGLPETKLGIMPGWGGTVRLSRLIGADHAIEWIASGKQWKAQDAFKIEAVDAVVSEDQLLTSALTIIDRANSGELKWNERNLQKKSPLKLDKIESTMVFEGAKGFVAGMAGPHYPAPLKAVETIQKGSTLSREEALNIEGDVFVKLMKTPVAESLVRVFLGDQYLKKNSKKLSKEARTVKHAAVLGAGIMGGGIAYQSASSGIPILMKDIRPEAIGLGLNEATKLLGKQLERKKIDEAKMAQTLNLIAPTLNYGDFQHAQVIIEAVVENEKIKKSVLAEVENAINEDTVLTSNTSTISITKLAQDLKRPENFCGMHFFNPVHKMPLVEVIRGEKTSDETIATVVSYALQMGKTPIVVNDCPGFLVNRILFPYFGGLIKLLQDGVDFKLIDKTMEKFGWPMGPAYLLDVVGLDTASHALKVMGEGFPDRMKMENKTAIDVMYENNRYGQKNGLGFYEYTLDKKGKPIKNLNPEVYKLLKEIVQKEVEVDEQVIIERMMLPLIFETIRCLEDKIVQNPIEADMGLLLGLGFPPFRTGALKYADTIGLKNLAELSKKYHSLGNLYAIPRMLEVMISEGKNFY; from the coding sequence ATGTTGATGGATGGAAATTGCCTTCAACTCAAAAATGAGAATGGCGTCTTGCATTTAATTTTCGATAGAAAAAACGAAAGTGTTAACGTTTTTAATGCTCAAACAGTTGAAGAATTTATCAAGGCCACTGATATTATCACTAAGCAAAGTGATATTCGTGGTCTCATACTTTATTCAGCAAAGAATAATTTTGTAATGGGTGCTGATATTACAGAATTCATTGGAAAAATGGCCCTTAAGGATGAAGATATGAAAGCTTGGTTGGTTGCAGTCAATAATAGCTTTAATAAAATTGAAGACCTTCCATACCCAACCGTTAGTGCAATTACTGGTTTTGCACTTGGCGGAGGATTTGAAGTTTCCCTCTCGACAACTTATAGGATCTGTACACCTAAGGCCAGAGTAGGATTACCCGAAACTAAACTTGGAATTATGCCAGGTTGGGGTGGAACTGTTAGACTTTCTAGATTAATTGGAGCTGATCATGCAATCGAATGGATAGCTTCAGGTAAGCAATGGAAAGCTCAAGATGCTTTCAAAATAGAGGCCGTAGATGCTGTCGTTTCTGAAGATCAACTTTTGACTTCTGCTTTAACCATTATTGATAGAGCAAATAGTGGAGAACTTAAATGGAATGAAAGAAATCTACAGAAAAAGTCACCTCTTAAATTGGATAAAATTGAATCTACTATGGTGTTTGAAGGGGCCAAAGGATTTGTTGCGGGTATGGCCGGACCTCACTACCCTGCTCCGCTAAAGGCCGTTGAGACAATTCAAAAAGGTTCAACACTATCACGAGAAGAGGCACTTAATATTGAAGGTGACGTGTTTGTTAAACTCATGAAAACACCTGTTGCTGAATCACTCGTTAGAGTTTTCTTAGGAGATCAATATCTCAAGAAAAATTCAAAAAAATTAAGTAAAGAAGCTAGAACCGTAAAACATGCAGCTGTTCTTGGTGCTGGTATTATGGGTGGTGGTATTGCTTACCAATCTGCTTCTAGTGGAATACCTATCCTTATGAAAGACATCAGGCCAGAGGCCATTGGACTTGGTCTAAACGAGGCGACAAAGTTACTTGGAAAACAACTTGAAAGAAAAAAAATAGACGAAGCGAAGATGGCGCAAACTCTCAATCTTATAGCACCAACTTTGAATTACGGTGATTTTCAACACGCCCAGGTAATTATTGAGGCCGTAGTAGAAAATGAGAAAATTAAAAAGTCAGTTCTTGCGGAAGTTGAAAATGCTATAAATGAAGATACTGTTCTCACCTCGAACACATCTACTATTTCAATTACTAAATTAGCACAGGATTTAAAAAGACCTGAAAATTTTTGTGGGATGCATTTTTTCAATCCTGTTCACAAAATGCCACTAGTTGAAGTTATTAGAGGAGAAAAAACATCTGATGAAACTATTGCAACAGTTGTCTCTTATGCCCTCCAAATGGGGAAAACACCAATTGTTGTAAATGACTGTCCAGGTTTTTTAGTTAATAGAATTCTTTTTCCTTACTTTGGTGGACTTATAAAGCTTCTTCAAGATGGAGTGGATTTTAAATTAATTGACAAAACAATGGAGAAGTTTGGATGGCCAATGGGCCCGGCCTATTTATTAGATGTTGTAGGACTAGATACTGCCTCACACGCATTAAAAGTAATGGGCGAAGGATTTCCAGATCGAATGAAAATGGAAAATAAAACGGCCATTGATGTAATGTATGAAAATAATAGATATGGTCAAAAAAATGGACTTGGGTTCTATGAGTATACACTAGATAAAAAGGGTAAACCCATAAAGAATTTAAACCCTGAGGTGTATAAACTTCTCAAGGAAATTGTTCAAAAAGAAGTTGAAGTTGATGAGCAGGTAATTATTGAAAGAATGATGTTGCCATTGATATTTGAAACCATTCGTTGCTTGGAAGATAAAATAGTTCAAAATCCAATAGAAGCGGATATGGGTCTTTTACTTGGATTAGGATTTCCTCCCTTTAGGACTGGGGCCTTAAAATATGCTGATACTATTGGATTAAAGAATTTAGCTGAACTTTCAAAAAAATACCATTCTCTTGGAAATCTCTATGCGATTCCGAGAATGTTAGAAGTAATGATCAGCGAAGGGAAAAACTTTTACTAA
- a CDS encoding lysophospholipid acyltransferase family protein: protein MRSVLIYFLSIVLKIIFKTYRVERFGLENHQRLMNNGKPFIYAFWHEHIISATSTHKPDNIWAMISSSDDGEIATRIVKHMGFNAVRGSSHRRGAAAAKDALRKLKEGKLLAIAIDGPKGPRRGPKAGVAQLAYLGKVAILPLKIIPLNFWQFNSWDKFKFPKPFSIIKIEYCEPIFVNKSEEMELLTKKLTETLNLDKLV, encoded by the coding sequence ATGCGCTCTGTCTTAATATATTTTCTCTCCATTGTTCTTAAGATTATCTTTAAAACATACAGAGTTGAGAGGTTTGGTCTTGAGAATCATCAAAGGTTAATGAATAATGGTAAACCTTTTATCTACGCTTTTTGGCATGAACATATAATCTCGGCCACTTCAACTCATAAACCTGACAATATTTGGGCGATGATTAGCAGCTCCGATGATGGAGAAATTGCAACTAGGATTGTCAAACATATGGGATTTAATGCTGTTAGAGGTAGCTCACATCGTAGAGGAGCTGCAGCGGCAAAAGATGCATTGAGAAAACTAAAAGAAGGCAAACTTCTGGCCATCGCCATAGATGGCCCTAAAGGACCTAGAAGAGGCCCAAAAGCAGGAGTGGCCCAATTGGCCTATCTTGGTAAAGTTGCAATTTTACCCCTGAAAATTATACCTTTGAATTTTTGGCAGTTTAATAGCTGGGATAAATTTAAATTTCCCAAACCTTTTAGTATAATTAAAATCGAATATTGTGAGCCAATATTTGTTAACAAATCTGAAGAAATGGAATTATTGACAAAAAAGTTAACTGAAACTTTGAATTTAGATAAGCTAGTTTGA
- a CDS encoding amino acid permease translates to MKKLERRLGLGSVFAISMSSMLGSGIFVLPGLAVGETGPSVWLAYFLAAIGILPAAISKAELATAMPTSGGTYVYIERTFGPLFGTVTGLGLWLSLLFKCAFALIGFSAYLTVLAKIPLLPTSMTLLAIITLLNILGVGKVTGVLITVVSIACVGLVGLIGLGINSVDESYFSPFMLHGPSGLFAATAMVYISYAGVTKIAAIAEEIKMPEKNLPRGIFLSLLAITAIYCLVTFTLVGNLKVETLFGDMKPIYNLAYQFGGQILGTVAAVIGILTMTSMANAGILAASRFPFAMGRDQLLPSFFGKLNSHYLTPTYGIVFSSMLIAICLIFVDVTKIAKIASALMIFNFSFLMVAVIVLRESRVQWYKPKYKSPLYPLIQISGIIISIILLGSMGYIVPAALLGVIIPGIFVYLIYGRKNTNRLGVIGIRGKRKDLIEEDEEDARPHFFTNNIELFDLAEKTNVLVTLFGKERSSETLVEIGVALAGEGKVEVSHLIEVPEQTDLSDLREEFTFVRSLRRRITAMAKSLESDINYDPIVSHDILKTVHDLHGRLQIDWLLTEWGGKTRGAFTIHSPIDWMKDHLSCNILSFRDTGVRYIRKVLVLINYNHLDYQVVNIADHFASVNGADLTIAKFVKNDLNRDEVNNERDNLVKLYADCECLKLNFKIIQGKHETQTLIETTAEYDLIVFGQLKLNFFQKYFGNKYDRITAKSACSVIRLEKTANDKD, encoded by the coding sequence TTGAAAAAACTTGAGAGACGATTAGGACTTGGTAGTGTATTCGCCATCAGCATGAGTTCAATGTTAGGTTCTGGGATATTTGTTTTACCAGGTCTGGCCGTTGGTGAAACCGGTCCTTCTGTCTGGTTGGCCTATTTTTTAGCAGCAATTGGAATTTTACCTGCGGCCATTTCCAAAGCGGAATTGGCCACGGCCATGCCTACAAGTGGTGGAACATATGTTTATATAGAGAGAACATTTGGGCCTTTATTTGGAACAGTCACAGGTCTGGGACTTTGGCTATCACTACTTTTCAAATGTGCTTTTGCTTTGATTGGATTTAGTGCTTATTTGACAGTTTTAGCAAAAATACCTTTATTACCTACATCGATGACTCTACTAGCAATTATCACCTTATTAAATATTCTTGGGGTTGGAAAAGTCACAGGTGTTTTAATCACTGTGGTATCTATTGCCTGTGTAGGACTGGTTGGTTTAATAGGACTAGGAATCAACAGTGTTGATGAGTCCTATTTTTCTCCTTTTATGCTTCATGGCCCAAGTGGATTATTTGCGGCGACTGCTATGGTTTATATTTCATATGCAGGTGTAACAAAAATTGCTGCTATAGCTGAAGAAATTAAAATGCCTGAGAAAAACTTACCTAGGGGTATTTTTTTATCCTTACTCGCAATTACGGCAATCTATTGTCTAGTCACATTTACTTTGGTTGGAAATCTGAAAGTCGAAACCCTTTTTGGAGATATGAAACCAATTTATAATTTGGCCTATCAATTTGGGGGACAAATACTAGGAACGGTTGCAGCAGTCATTGGTATTTTAACGATGACCTCGATGGCAAACGCTGGAATTCTTGCGGCTTCGAGATTTCCCTTTGCAATGGGAAGAGATCAGTTATTACCGAGTTTTTTTGGAAAACTTAACTCCCATTATTTAACTCCGACTTACGGAATAGTTTTTTCATCTATGCTTATAGCAATTTGTTTAATCTTCGTTGATGTTACAAAAATTGCAAAAATTGCTTCAGCACTGATGATATTTAATTTTTCTTTCCTCATGGTTGCTGTCATTGTTTTAAGAGAATCTAGAGTTCAATGGTATAAACCTAAATATAAATCGCCACTTTATCCATTAATTCAGATTTCCGGAATAATAATTAGTATCATACTTCTTGGATCAATGGGATACATTGTGCCTGCTGCACTTTTGGGAGTTATCATTCCCGGAATTTTTGTCTATCTCATTTATGGGAGAAAAAACACAAATCGATTGGGTGTTATTGGAATTAGAGGAAAAAGAAAAGATCTTATAGAAGAAGATGAAGAGGATGCTCGTCCACATTTTTTTACAAATAATATTGAGCTGTTTGATTTGGCCGAGAAAACCAATGTCTTAGTTACTCTTTTTGGAAAGGAGAGATCTTCTGAGACACTTGTAGAAATTGGTGTCGCATTGGCCGGAGAAGGTAAAGTTGAAGTTTCTCATTTAATTGAAGTTCCAGAGCAAACAGATCTAAGTGATTTAAGAGAGGAATTTACTTTTGTGCGTTCCCTTAGGCGAAGAATAACTGCAATGGCAAAATCATTAGAGTCGGATATAAATTATGATCCGATCGTTTCGCATGATATTTTAAAAACAGTTCATGATCTTCATGGCCGTTTACAAATTGATTGGTTGTTAACAGAATGGGGAGGAAAGACCAGAGGGGCCTTTACAATACATTCTCCGATAGATTGGATGAAAGATCACCTTTCATGTAATATTTTATCCTTTAGAGACACTGGTGTTCGTTATATTCGAAAAGTTTTAGTTCTGATAAATTATAATCATCTTGACTATCAAGTTGTGAATATTGCTGATCATTTTGCATCTGTTAATGGCGCGGATTTAACTATTGCAAAATTTGTCAAAAACGATCTTAACAGAGATGAAGTTAACAATGAGCGTGATAATCTAGTGAAACTCTATGCAGATTGTGAATGTTTAAAATTAAATTTCAAAATTATTCAAGGAAAACATGAAACTCAAACGTTAATTGAGACAACAGCTGAGTATGACCTTATAGTTTTTGGACAATTAAAATTGAATTTCTTTCAAAAATATTTTGGTAATAAATACGATAGGATTACGGCAAAATCAGCTTGCTCTGTCATAAGATTAGAAAAGACTGCTAACGATAAAGATTAA